Proteins encoded within one genomic window of Natator depressus isolate rNatDep1 chromosome 1, rNatDep2.hap1, whole genome shotgun sequence:
- the OLIG2 gene encoding oligodendrocyte transcription factor 2: protein MDSDASLVSSRPSSPEPDDLFLSARNKGSSGGFSGGTVSSSTQSDSPPELSAELRSAMSAAGVVVVDKLGFKSSSSSSSSSSSSSSKKDKKQMTEPELQQLRLKINSRERKRMHDLNIAMDGLREVMPYAHGPSVRKLSKIATLLLARNYILMLTNSLEEMKRLVSEIYGGHHAGFHPSACPGGMAAHSAPLPGHPGHPAAHPVHHPILPPAAVSSASLPGSGLSAVSSIRPPHGLLKSPSAAAASAPLGSSFQHWGGMPCPCSMCQVPAPPHHHVSSMSTASLPRLATDTK from the coding sequence ATGGACTCCGACGCTAGCCTGGTATCCAGCAGACCTTCCTCCCCGGAGCCCGATGACCTCTTCCTCTCTGCGAGGAATAAAGGCAGCAGCGGGGGCTTCTCGGGGGGCACAGTGTCCAGCTCCACCCAGAGCGACTCCCCGCCGGAGCTGAGCGCCGAGCTGCGCAGCGCCATGAGCGCGgccggggtggtggtggtggacaaGCTGGGTTTCAagtcttcttcctcctcctcgtcctcctcctcgtcctcctcctccaagAAGGACAAGAAGCAGATGACGGAGCCCGAGCTGCAGCAGCTGCGGCTGAAGATCAACAGCCGGGAGCGCAAGCGGATGCACGACCTGAACATCGCCATGGACGGGCTGCGGGAGGTGATGCCCTACGCGCACGGGCCCTCGGTGCGGAAGCTCTCCAAGATCGCCACGCTGCTGCTGGCGCGCAACTACATCCTCATGCTCACCAACTCCCTGGAGGAGATGAAGCGCCTGGTCAGCGAGATCTACGGCGGCCATCACGCCGGCTTCCACCCTTCCGCCTGCCCGGGGGGCATGGCCGCCCACTCCGCCCCGCTCCCGGGGCACCCCGGGCACCCCGCCGCCCACCCCGTGCAccaccccatcctgccccccgCTGCCGTCTCCAGCGCCTCCTTGCCCGGCTCCGGCCTCTCCGCGGTCAGCTCCATCCGACCCCCGCATGGGCTCCTCAAGTCGCCTTCGGCCGCCGCCGCCTCGGCCCCGCTGGGCAGCAGCTTCCAGCACTGGGGAGGAATGCCCTGCCCGTGCAGCATGTGCCAGGTGCCCGCTCCGCCTCACCACCACGTCTCCAGCATGAGCACGGCCAGCCTGCCCAGATTAGCCACCGACACCAAATGA